DNA from Herpetosiphonaceae bacterium:
TGTATTCGGCAATAGTCAAAGGTTGTAGCTCAATGGGGAGCAAAATACGGGTAGATTCAGGGCTGAATGAGCAACAGAGGCGCTGTCAGGCCGATGCCCTCGGCCTGCTCGAAGCGGTCCATCGCGGCGATCACCTGCCCGACATCCAGGCCCATCACCACCGACGGCAGTTGGACCAGCTTGGCGCGGGCCTTGGCCCAGTTCAGGTGCAGCCCCTTGGGATTGCCCTTCTGCCAGTGGACCAGCGCCGCCGCTGTCTGGATGATGCCCTGGTAGAAGAGCCGAAGCTGCGGATCGGTCGTCGCTTTCCAGGCCGCCTCCCACTCCTCGTGGGCGTGCCAGAAACGACCGCTGTTGAACAGCTCGATACCAGCGAGATACTCGGATGGATAGCTCATAAGAACCACGCGAAAGAACAAGAGAACAAGAGGCCGTTAGGTCGGAGGTATGGGGGTGGTCCCTCATCATCTTTCTTCCCCCTGGCCCGCCGAAGAACCAGGAACTCAGAACCAAACAAAAGAACAAGAGAAGACAAAGAGCAAACAGCAAACCAGGAGCTAAGAACGGAGGCTGAACAAGGGAACCACCGCTTAGCTCCTTTATTCCCCTGTTTCTTTGTTTCCTTGTTCACGTACTCCCCCTAACCTAATACCTCGGCACGCTGGGATCGACCTGCTGGGACCAGGCATCGATGCCGCCAGACACGTTGGTCACGCTGGAATGGCCGCGCTGCATCAGCGCCATCGCCACCTGCGCGCTGCGGGAACCGTGGTGGCACAGGATCACCAGAGCGCGATCTTTCGGCAGCGAGTCGATCCAGCCCGCCGCCTGGCTGAGCGGATAGACCTCGGCCTGCGCAACCGACGCGATGCGCACCTCTTCCGGCTCGCGCACGTCGATCAACATCAGATCCTCGCCAGCGTCCAGGCGCTGCTTGATCTCACGGGGCGTCGCTTCTTTGAACGGCAGACGACGATTCATCGACAGCTCCTTCGCTCAAACACGAGAAAGATTCGGGCATGCTCCCGAATCTTCTATCCAGATCGGAGGGCACAAGTGTGCCTCATGATAGCACAGGTTCGACCTACAGCGACGCCGTATCGATCGGCGTGGGCTGAAACTTGCTGGCCGTCTCGGCCACTAAGCGCCCCAACTGATCCAGCCGCCCGGCCCACTTGGGATCGACCACGTTGCCCTGGGCATCGAAGACCTCGCCAGGACGCGGGATCGGCACGAAGAGCGGCGCTACCGTGCCGCGCAGCGCGTGAACCGCATGCACCAGCGGGTTGATCGCGTTCACTGCCGCCAGCTCGCCGGCTGCGGTGGCGATCAGGCC
Protein-coding regions in this window:
- a CDS encoding DUF309 domain-containing protein, which translates into the protein MSYPSEYLAGIELFNSGRFWHAHEEWEAAWKATTDPQLRLFYQGIIQTAAALVHWQKGNPKGLHLNWAKARAKLVQLPSVVMGLDVGQVIAAMDRFEQAEGIGLTAPLLLIQP
- a CDS encoding rhodanese-like domain-containing protein, whose amino-acid sequence is MNRRLPFKEATPREIKQRLDAGEDLMLIDVREPEEVRIASVAQAEVYPLSQAAGWIDSLPKDRALVILCHHGSRSAQVAMALMQRGHSSVTNVSGGIDAWSQQVDPSVPRY